Below is a genomic region from Deferribacterota bacterium.
TTTATACCTCTTCTTGACATATTACCCTCTTTAATTATTTAGGTTTTTTTACACCATATTTTGATCTACTCTGTCTTCTATCCTGGACACCAGCTGCATCTAAAGAACCTCTTACAATCTTATATCTAATACCTGGCAAATCCTTTACTCTGCCACCTCTTATAAGAACTACTGAGTGCTCCTGCAAGTTATGTCCTATACCAGGTATATAAGCAGTTACTTCTGCCCCATTTGTTAACCTAACCCTCGCAACCTTCCTTAGCGCTGAATTAGGTTTTTTTGGGGTTGTTGTATAAACCCTAACACATACGCCTCTTTTTTGAGGACAACCTTTTAAAGCCGGTGTCTTAACCTTTTCAACAACCTTCTCTCTTCCTTTTCGAACCAACTGGTTAATAGTTGGCATATTGCCTCCTTCTAATACAAAATATTTATAATACGTATCATCTGCTCAAAGAGCTCTAGATATTAACAACGTATAAACAAATTGTCAAGAAAAA
It encodes:
- the rpsL gene encoding 30S ribosomal protein S12; amino-acid sequence: MPTINQLVRKGREKVVEKVKTPALKGCPQKRGVCVRVYTTTPKKPNSALRKVARVRLTNGAEVTAYIPGIGHNLQEHSVVLIRGGRVKDLPGIRYKIVRGSLDAAGVQDRRQSRSKYGVKKPK